The Hyphomicrobiales bacterium genome has a window encoding:
- a CDS encoding Organic solvent tolerance protein OstA — protein sequence MSMAGQTILGAMSLFGARRIRGAALLLAAGFVLLAAPQQGFAQGQGKARGAGSSSALGGLGGDSKEPIKIDADKLDVLDKENKAVFTGNVVAVQGETTVRCSVMTVLYEGRAGGQGGAASARAATPAPAAGGGNGQSNDSSIKRILCKGPVTVVSKTQAATSDNAEFDRANNVVIMSGNVALNDGPNITRGEKLTYNTVTGVANVETTKGGRVQGFFVPNSTDANKPDANKPGAKPAPKPTN from the coding sequence ATGAGCATGGCAGGCCAGACAATCCTCGGGGCCATGAGCCTCTTTGGGGCCAGGCGAATCCGCGGCGCGGCGTTGCTGCTGGCGGCCGGCTTCGTCCTGCTCGCCGCCCCGCAGCAGGGCTTCGCGCAGGGACAGGGGAAGGCGCGCGGTGCCGGCTCGTCCTCCGCGCTCGGCGGCCTCGGCGGCGACAGCAAGGAGCCGATCAAGATCGACGCGGACAAGCTCGACGTGCTCGACAAGGAGAACAAGGCCGTCTTCACCGGCAACGTCGTGGCCGTGCAGGGCGAGACCACGGTGCGTTGCTCCGTGATGACCGTGCTCTATGAAGGGCGCGCGGGCGGGCAGGGCGGTGCGGCCTCGGCCCGGGCGGCGACGCCGGCCCCGGCGGCCGGCGGCGGCAACGGCCAGTCCAATGACTCGTCGATCAAGCGCATCCTCTGCAAGGGGCCGGTCACGGTCGTCTCCAAGACACAGGCCGCGACCTCCGACAATGCCGAGTTCGACCGCGCCAACAATGTCGTGATCATGTCCGGCAACGTCGCCCTGAACGATGGTCCGAACATCACTCGCGGCGAAAAGCTGACCTACAACACGGTCACCGGCGTCGCCAATGTCGAGACCACCAAGGGCGGCCGCGTGCAGGGCTTCTTCGTGCCGAACTCGACCGACGCGAACAAGCCGGACGCCAACAAGCCTGGCGCCAAGCCCGCGCCCAAGCCGACCAACTGA
- a CDS encoding Alkanesulfonates ABC transporter ATP-binding protein / Sulfonate ABC transporter, ATP-binding subunit SsuB yields MSAVLHDFSRSPEHALPRPRAGEIIALLGPSEVRKAALRALAGQQTDEGAVPTAEIGLLCARPRFFPWLDLTENLAYALPKATPFEREGLIANVLVRLGLAGQATQRPASLSPEGLLRLAIARLLLVRPRLLLIDEPFAALDADARARLVAFLPELCTQARPAVVIATGSVEEALRLADRIHVLPQQPGPVAFSLDNLLARPRNEGSVGFVTLRRELRRALEKENRHAVPEVEAAA; encoded by the coding sequence ATGTCGGCCGTTCTTCACGATTTCTCCCGCTCTCCCGAACATGCCCTGCCGCGCCCTCGGGCCGGCGAAATCATCGCCCTGCTCGGCCCATCGGAGGTGCGGAAGGCGGCGTTGCGTGCGCTCGCCGGCCAGCAGACCGATGAGGGAGCGGTGCCGACGGCGGAGATCGGCCTGCTCTGCGCCCGGCCGCGCTTCTTTCCCTGGCTCGATCTCACCGAGAACCTGGCCTACGCCCTGCCGAAGGCGACGCCGTTCGAGCGCGAGGGTCTGATCGCCAATGTGCTGGTTCGCCTCGGCCTTGCCGGGCAGGCGACGCAACGGCCGGCCTCCCTCTCGCCCGAGGGGCTCCTGCGCCTCGCCATTGCCCGCCTTCTGCTGGTCCGGCCGCGGTTGCTGCTGATCGACGAGCCCTTTGCGGCGCTCGATGCCGATGCGCGCGCTCGGCTCGTCGCCTTCCTGCCGGAGCTCTGCACGCAAGCGCGCCCCGCCGTCGTCATCGCCACCGGCTCGGTCGAGGAGGCCCTGCGTCTGGCCGATCGCATCCACGTCCTGCCACAGCAGCCTGGGCCGGTCGCCTTCAGTCTCGACAACCTGCTGGCGCGTCCGCGCAATGAGGGTTCCGTCGGCTTCGTGACCTTGCGCCGCGAATTGCGTCGGGCGCTTGAAAAAGAAAACCGGCATGCCGTGCCAGAGGTGGAGGCGGCGGCCTGA
- a CDS encoding conserved membrane hypothetical protein (Evidence 4 : Unknown function but conserved in other organisms), whose product METVMRLAAEDIARSLRGSWHLMTRGTEALRELDLSRDGFWRSYIAFALMLPATIAILAAARQMAGLPNSAGLFTAPALVLAVVGALCAVIIAVPALLFALRPALAQAPHFTSFVIAWNWAGIVSASLMAVPAAVFALGWSTPQLALVQSAFFATIVLRLRYCVARAAFGPEGRAIALPLIAASIVLDYGVIRLFGLA is encoded by the coding sequence ATGGAGACCGTGATGAGGCTTGCCGCCGAAGACATCGCGCGCTCGCTGCGGGGTTCCTGGCATTTGATGACCCGCGGCACCGAGGCGCTTCGAGAACTCGACCTCAGCCGGGACGGCTTCTGGCGCTCCTATATCGCCTTCGCGCTGATGCTGCCGGCGACGATCGCGATCCTCGCCGCGGCGCGCCAGATGGCCGGGCTGCCGAACAGTGCCGGCCTCTTCACCGCCCCGGCGCTCGTGCTTGCCGTCGTCGGCGCGCTCTGCGCGGTCATTATTGCGGTGCCCGCCCTGTTGTTCGCGCTGCGGCCAGCGCTGGCGCAGGCGCCGCACTTCACCAGCTTCGTCATCGCCTGGAACTGGGCCGGAATCGTCTCGGCCAGCCTGATGGCGGTTCCTGCGGCGGTGTTCGCGCTCGGCTGGTCGACGCCGCAGCTCGCGCTGGTGCAATCGGCCTTCTTTGCCACCATCGTGCTGAGGCTGCGCTATTGCGTGGCGCGCGCCGCTTTCGGCCCGGAGGGCCGCGCCATCGCGCTGCCGCTGATCGCCGCCAGCATCGTGCTCGACTACGGCGTGATCCGGCTGTTCGGACTGGCCTGA
- a CDS encoding Type II toxin-antitoxin system RelE/ParE family toxin: MQVVFTRRAVNQLARLHHYIADRTSETVADNYVGRLVAYCERFDTFPERGMRRDDVLPGLRLVGFERRATIAFMVEAERIVIEGVFYGGQDLTRRLARRKR; the protein is encoded by the coding sequence ATGCAGGTCGTGTTCACGCGGCGGGCGGTGAACCAGCTTGCTCGATTGCATCACTATATTGCCGACCGGACGAGCGAGACGGTAGCCGACAATTATGTCGGCCGCCTCGTGGCGTATTGCGAACGCTTCGATACGTTCCCGGAACGCGGCATGCGGCGCGATGACGTCCTGCCCGGTCTGCGGCTGGTCGGTTTCGAACGCCGCGCGACGATCGCCTTCATGGTCGAAGCCGAGAGGATCGTGATCGAGGGCGTTTTCTACGGCGGCCAGGACCTCACGCGCCGGCTCGCACGCCGCAAGCGTTGA
- a CDS encoding DNA recombination protein RmuC — protein MKEIAFILLERPVTWAEAALGFAGLSLVLLLMAVLAGWRGGKSRAIEAAMAAERAREMDDKVAEMNRQQAELAGRMQSMAEILSTRQGDLARLVAERMDGLRQQVGAGLERNVQQTTESLGKLQERLAVIDSAQKNLTDLTSEVVTLRDVLANKQARGAYGQGRMEAIIRDGLPAAFFAFQPQLSNGKRPDCLVTLPGDGRGLVIDAKFPLESFTLLREARGDDARKAAGQRVRNDVGVHVKDIAERYFLPGETQDVALLFVPSESIYADLHEHFDDIVQRAHRARIMIVSPSLLALAIQLMQSLVRDARMREEAQVIQSEVGKLLDDVRRLGERVDKLDTHFRQAQDDVGQIKTSAGKVTSRAEKIGALDFDDEKSEPKLPFAKGLELKRAAE, from the coding sequence ATGAAAGAGATCGCCTTCATCCTGCTGGAACGCCCGGTGACCTGGGCCGAAGCCGCCCTCGGCTTCGCGGGTTTGAGCCTCGTCCTGCTCTTGATGGCGGTACTTGCGGGCTGGCGCGGCGGCAAGAGCCGCGCGATCGAGGCCGCGATGGCCGCCGAGCGCGCCCGCGAAATGGACGACAAGGTCGCGGAGATGAACCGGCAGCAGGCCGAGCTCGCCGGCCGGATGCAGTCCATGGCCGAGATTCTCTCGACCCGGCAGGGCGACCTCGCCCGGCTCGTCGCCGAGCGGATGGACGGCCTGCGCCAGCAGGTCGGCGCCGGGCTGGAACGCAATGTCCAGCAGACCACCGAGAGCCTCGGCAAGCTGCAGGAGCGGCTGGCGGTGATCGACAGCGCCCAGAAGAACCTGACCGACCTCACCTCCGAGGTGGTGACGCTCCGGGACGTGCTCGCCAACAAGCAGGCGCGCGGCGCCTATGGCCAGGGCCGGATGGAGGCGATCATCCGCGACGGCTTGCCCGCCGCCTTCTTCGCCTTCCAGCCGCAATTGTCGAACGGGAAGCGGCCGGACTGTCTCGTCACCCTTCCCGGCGACGGGCGCGGCCTCGTCATCGACGCCAAGTTCCCGCTGGAAAGCTTCACGCTGCTGCGCGAGGCGCGCGGCGACGACGCCAGGAAGGCCGCCGGCCAGCGCGTGCGCAACGATGTCGGCGTGCATGTGAAGGACATCGCCGAGCGCTATTTCCTGCCCGGCGAGACGCAGGATGTCGCGCTGCTCTTCGTGCCGTCCGAGTCGATCTATGCCGATCTGCACGAGCATTTCGACGATATCGTCCAGCGGGCGCACCGCGCCCGCATCATGATCGTCTCGCCGTCGCTGCTGGCGCTGGCGATCCAGCTGATGCAATCGCTGGTGCGCGATGCGCGGATGCGCGAGGAGGCGCAGGTCATCCAGAGCGAGGTCGGCAAGCTGCTCGACGATGTGCGCCGGCTCGGCGAGCGCGTCGACAAGCTCGATACCCATTTCCGCCAGGCTCAGGACGATGTCGGCCAGATCAAGACCTCGGCCGGCAAGGTGACGAGCCGCGCCGAGAAGATCGGCGCGCTCGATTTCGACGACGAGAAGAGCGAGCCGAAGCTGCCTTTCGCCAAGGGGCTGGAGCTGAAACGCGCGGCGGAGTGA
- a CDS encoding conserved membrane hypothetical protein (Evidence 4 : Unknown function but conserved in other organisms), whose product MSPIRLFCDLNGRIGLRSFWFGSAVIALTLFALQKLAPQLAPPQTARTIVAFAGAFALFPWAALAAKRAADRGSSPLFGVLLICAIVLPEHLRLYMPFGWRPSLEAISTIAWIVAFIDLGLMPSAQTDEAAEPATVKVSSR is encoded by the coding sequence ATGTCCCCGATCCGCCTTTTCTGCGATCTCAACGGCCGTATCGGCCTTCGTAGCTTCTGGTTCGGCAGCGCCGTCATCGCGCTCACCCTGTTCGCGCTGCAGAAGCTCGCGCCACAGCTGGCGCCCCCCCAGACGGCGCGAACCATCGTCGCCTTCGCCGGAGCCTTCGCGCTGTTCCCCTGGGCGGCCCTTGCCGCCAAGCGCGCGGCCGACCGGGGCAGCAGCCCCCTGTTCGGCGTCCTGCTGATCTGCGCGATCGTGCTGCCCGAGCATCTGCGGCTCTACATGCCGTTCGGCTGGCGGCCATCGCTGGAAGCGATCTCGACCATCGCCTGGATCGTCGCCTTCATCGATCTCGGCCTGATGCCCTCGGCCCAAACCGACGAGGCGGCGGAGCCCGCGACCGTGAAGGTCAGTTCCCGCTAA
- a CDS encoding Ribonuclease D, which yields MTIRFHRGDLPDGYEAGTSVAIDTETLGLNPHRDRLCVVQLSRGDGTADVVQILKGGERPKNLIRLLEDPSVLKLFHFARFDVAVLRHAFGVVTTPVYCTKIASKLTRTYTDRHGLKDLVRELLGVELSKQQQSSDWGADTLSEAQLAYAASDVLHLHALHAKLEVMLAREGRSHLAQACFQFLPYRAELDLAGWEENDIFAHT from the coding sequence ATGACCATCCGTTTTCATCGCGGCGATCTGCCAGACGGCTATGAGGCCGGCACTAGCGTTGCGATCGACACCGAGACGCTCGGCCTCAACCCGCATCGCGACCGGCTCTGCGTGGTCCAGCTCTCGCGCGGCGACGGCACAGCCGATGTCGTCCAGATCCTCAAGGGCGGCGAGCGGCCGAAGAACCTGATCCGCCTGCTCGAAGATCCGTCTGTGCTGAAGCTCTTCCACTTCGCGCGTTTCGACGTCGCGGTGCTGCGCCATGCCTTCGGCGTGGTCACGACCCCGGTCTACTGCACCAAGATCGCCTCGAAGCTCACCCGCACCTATACCGACCGGCACGGTCTCAAGGATCTGGTGCGCGAGCTGCTCGGCGTCGAGCTCTCGAAGCAGCAGCAATCGTCGGATTGGGGCGCCGACACGCTGAGCGAGGCCCAGCTCGCCTATGCCGCTTCCGACGTGCTGCACCTGCATGCGCTGCACGCGAAGCTGGAGGTGATGCTGGCGCGGGAGGGGCGCAGTCATCTCGCGCAGGCCTGTTTCCAGTTCCTGCCCTATCGCGCCGAGCTCGATCTGGCGGGCTGGGAAGAGAACGACATCTTCGCTCACACTTGA
- the fmt gene encoding 10-formyltetrahydrofolate:L-methionyl-tRNA(fMet) N-formyltransferase — protein MSLRVIFMGTPDFAVPVLTEIVGQGHEVVSCYTRAPAQAGRGLDLKPSPVHRAAERFGIPVFTPATLKTPEQAEIIASHQADVAVVVAYGMILPQAILDLPELGCLNLHASLLPRWRGAAPIQRAIMAGDAESGVCVMKMEAGLDTGPVGMVERLAIGPDMTAGELHDQLSILGADLMVRALAALGRGGLQFTPQSEEGVTYASKIANAEAKLSWALPAQQVHDRVRGLSPFPGAFAEIDLGKGPERLKILRTARAGGAAEPGTLLDDEGTVACAVGAVKLLQVQRAGKAPMSGAEFLRGARLGAGDKL, from the coding sequence ATGAGCTTGCGCGTCATTTTCATGGGCACGCCGGATTTCGCCGTGCCGGTGCTGACCGAGATCGTCGGGCAGGGGCATGAGGTCGTCTCCTGCTACACCCGCGCCCCGGCGCAGGCCGGCCGCGGTCTCGATCTCAAGCCCTCGCCGGTGCACCGGGCGGCCGAGCGCTTCGGCATCCCCGTCTTCACGCCCGCGACGCTGAAGACGCCCGAACAGGCCGAGATCATCGCCTCGCATCAGGCCGATGTCGCCGTCGTCGTCGCCTATGGCATGATCTTGCCCCAGGCGATCCTCGATCTGCCCGAGCTCGGCTGCCTCAATCTGCATGCCTCGCTGCTGCCGCGCTGGCGCGGCGCCGCTCCGATCCAGCGCGCGATCATGGCCGGCGACGCCGAGTCGGGCGTCTGCGTGATGAAGATGGAAGCCGGGCTCGATACCGGGCCGGTCGGCATGGTCGAGCGGCTCGCCATCGGCCCGGACATGACCGCCGGCGAATTGCACGACCAGCTCAGCATCCTCGGTGCCGACCTGATGGTGCGTGCGCTCGCGGCCCTGGGGCGCGGCGGCCTCCAATTCACGCCGCAGTCGGAGGAGGGCGTGACCTATGCCAGCAAGATCGCCAATGCCGAGGCCAAGCTGAGCTGGGCGCTACCGGCGCAGCAGGTGCATGACCGGGTGCGCGGGCTCTCGCCCTTCCCGGGCGCCTTCGCCGAGATCGATCTCGGCAAGGGGCCGGAGCGGCTGAAGATCCTGCGCACGGCGCGTGCCGGCGGCGCGGCCGAGCCCGGCACGTTGCTCGACGACGAGGGCACGGTGGCCTGTGCCGTCGGCGCGGTGAAGCTGCTGCAGGTCCAGCGCGCCGGCAAGGCGCCGATGAGCGGGGCCGAGTTCCTGCGCGGCGCGCGGCTCGGGGCCGGCGACAAGCTTTAG
- the truA gene encoding tRNA pseudouridine synthase A: protein MPRYKLVIEYDGTPFSGWQRQASDPSVQQSVEEAVEAFCGHPVRLHCAGRTDAGVHATHQVAHVDLKKEWRTDVVRDASNARLKAKVPVSVLSAEIVPDDFDARISARRRYYVYRILDRRAPPALDRGRVWHVPVKLDHEAMDRAAKALLGKHDFTTFRAAECQANSPIRSIDRLDVRREGAEVVVYTHARSFLHHQVRSIVGSLKMVGAGRWPEEKMGQILAACDRSQCAALAPSCGLYLAGVDY, encoded by the coding sequence ATGCCGCGCTACAAGCTCGTCATCGAATATGACGGCACGCCATTCTCGGGCTGGCAGCGCCAGGCGAGCGATCCGTCGGTGCAGCAGAGCGTCGAGGAGGCGGTCGAGGCTTTTTGCGGCCACCCCGTTCGGCTGCATTGCGCCGGCCGGACCGATGCCGGTGTTCACGCCACGCACCAGGTCGCGCATGTCGATCTTAAAAAGGAATGGCGCACCGATGTCGTGCGCGACGCCAGCAATGCCCGGCTGAAGGCGAAGGTTCCGGTCAGCGTGCTCAGTGCCGAGATCGTGCCGGACGATTTCGACGCCCGCATCTCGGCCCGGCGCCGCTATTACGTCTACCGCATCCTCGACCGGCGGGCGCCGCCGGCGCTCGACCGTGGTCGCGTCTGGCATGTTCCGGTGAAGCTCGATCACGAGGCGATGGACCGTGCGGCCAAGGCCCTGCTCGGCAAGCACGATTTCACCACCTTCCGCGCCGCCGAATGCCAGGCCAACAGCCCGATCCGCTCGATCGACCGGCTCGATGTTCGGCGCGAGGGCGCGGAGGTCGTGGTCTACACTCACGCCCGCTCGTTCCTGCATCATCAGGTCCGCTCCATCGTCGGCAGCCTGAAGATGGTGGGGGCGGGGCGCTGGCCGGAGGAGAAGATGGGCCAGATCCTGGCGGCGTGCGACCGTTCGCAATGCGCGGCGCTGGCGCCTTCCTGTGGGCTCTATCTCGCCGGCGTGGACTACTGA
- a CDS encoding putative OsmC-like protein (Evidence 3 : Putative function from multiple computational evidences), whose protein sequence is MDVTALRALQAPLKDEYRTNPEAAVITLKAHGELDDQHIACKVETGRAIALAGLHPATGGSGAELCSGDMLLEALVACAGVTLKAVATALEIELKKGVVRAEGDLDFRGTLGVAKDAAVGFKAIRLSFDIESDAPQEKLDTLLKLTERYCVVFQTLNVKPELSAVLNRG, encoded by the coding sequence ATGGACGTCACCGCGCTGCGCGCCTTGCAGGCCCCCCTCAAGGATGAATACCGGACCAATCCCGAGGCGGCGGTCATCACACTCAAGGCCCATGGCGAGCTCGACGATCAGCACATCGCCTGCAAGGTCGAGACCGGCCGCGCGATCGCACTCGCGGGCCTGCATCCCGCCACCGGAGGCTCAGGTGCCGAGCTCTGCTCCGGCGACATGCTGCTGGAGGCGCTGGTCGCCTGCGCCGGCGTGACGCTGAAGGCGGTCGCGACCGCGCTGGAGATCGAGCTCAAGAAGGGCGTGGTTCGCGCCGAGGGCGATCTCGATTTCCGTGGCACGCTCGGCGTCGCCAAGGACGCTGCCGTGGGCTTCAAGGCGATCCGCCTCTCCTTCGATATCGAGAGCGATGCGCCACAAGAGAAGCTCGACACGCTGCTCAAGCTCACCGAGCGCTACTGCGTCGTCTTCCAGACGCTGAACGTGAAGCCGGAACTTTCGGCGGTGCTCAACCGCGGCTGA
- the def gene encoding peptide deformylase has translation MSVRPLVILPDAQLRLVSKPVEAVTPEIKALVADMFETMYDAPGIGLAAIQIGVPLRVVTIDLSKPEAKEGEEPEPRKPQVFINPQVTWSSEEYSAYEEGCLSIPEYYEEVERPAEVKVRYMDLDGKTQEIAADGLLATCLQHEIDHLDGVLFIDHLSRLKRERVTKKFAKAAKRERAA, from the coding sequence ATGTCCGTTCGCCCGCTCGTCATCCTGCCCGACGCCCAGCTTCGCCTCGTCTCGAAGCCGGTCGAGGCCGTCACGCCCGAGATCAAGGCGCTGGTCGCGGATATGTTCGAGACGATGTACGACGCGCCCGGCATCGGGCTCGCCGCGATCCAGATCGGCGTGCCGCTGCGCGTGGTGACGATCGACCTGTCGAAGCCGGAGGCGAAGGAGGGCGAGGAGCCGGAGCCGAGGAAGCCGCAGGTCTTCATCAATCCGCAGGTCACCTGGTCTTCGGAGGAATACAGCGCCTATGAGGAGGGCTGCCTCTCGATCCCCGAATATTACGAGGAGGTCGAGCGCCCCGCCGAGGTCAAGGTCCGCTACATGGATCTCGACGGCAAGACGCAGGAGATCGCGGCCGACGGCCTGCTCGCCACCTGCCTGCAGCACGAGATCGACCATCTCGACGGCGTGCTCTTCATCGATCACCTCTCGCGGCTGAAGCGCGAGCGCGTCACCAAGAAATTCGCCAAGGCAGCCAAGCGCGAGCGGGCGGCCTGA
- a CDS encoding Lipopolysaccharide-assembly, LptC-related protein: MTVAMTFNDPAGRVSAQALRRRAAFGAARRHTRLVHILRKVIPLTAVALVLALVVVPFLNPLGGKLANVSVSSVGITGGKVRMETPKLSGYRKDNRPYQVTAENAFQEIKNPTQIELQTLTARIQMEREGWVTVNAKTGLFDTQKEKLRLVDDVKIRTESGYDMQMKTADVDFKSGTVVSREPVKVNLGETTIDANTLDVKNNGELIAFEGRVRVFIKNAPAGTIAGPEREGSTPMPELLNANRTAPAGDVPADDAANGKRQ; the protein is encoded by the coding sequence ATGACTGTGGCAATGACCTTCAACGATCCGGCGGGTCGGGTTTCCGCGCAGGCGCTGCGCCGGCGTGCCGCCTTCGGCGCGGCGCGCCGCCATACCCGGCTCGTCCATATCCTGCGCAAGGTCATCCCTTTGACGGCGGTGGCGCTGGTGCTGGCGCTCGTGGTGGTCCCGTTCCTGAACCCGCTCGGCGGCAAGCTCGCCAATGTCTCGGTCAGCTCCGTCGGCATCACCGGCGGCAAGGTCCGGATGGAGACACCGAAGCTCTCGGGCTATCGCAAGGACAACCGGCCCTATCAGGTCACGGCCGAGAACGCCTTCCAGGAGATCAAGAATCCGACGCAGATCGAGCTTCAGACCCTGACCGCGCGTATCCAGATGGAGCGCGAGGGCTGGGTGACGGTCAATGCGAAGACCGGCCTGTTCGACACGCAGAAGGAGAAGCTCCGGCTGGTCGACGACGTCAAGATCCGCACGGAAAGCGGCTACGACATGCAGATGAAGACCGCCGATGTCGACTTCAAATCCGGCACCGTGGTCTCCAGGGAGCCGGTCAAGGTCAATCTCGGCGAGACGACGATCGACGCCAACACGCTTGACGTGAAGAACAATGGCGAGTTGATCGCCTTCGAGGGGCGGGTCCGGGTCTTCATCAAGAACGCGCCAGCAGGTACGATCGCCGGGCCCGAGCGCGAGGGCAGCACGCCGATGCCGGAACTGCTGAACGCGAATCGGACCGCCCCGGCGGGCGATGTGCCCGCCGACGATGCTGCCAACGGGAAGAGACAGTGA
- the dapE gene encoding Succinyl-diaminopimelate desuccinylase, with amino-acid sequence MTTASDASAPAPSLDPSDPVALTRALVRCPSVTPHEGGALALLAAVLAAEGYDVQRPVFSESGTPDVENLYARIGSEAPLFVIAGHTDVVPVGDEAAWTRAPFDGAIEDGILYGRGACDMKGGLAAMVAAAIRYRRENPGAPGSIAFLITGDEEGPAVNGTVKLLGWAHERGERFDHCILGEPTNPAAMSDMIKIGRRGSLTGKLTVLGTQGHVGYPHLADNPIRGMVRLLSALDATPLDGGTAHFDPSNLEVTTLDVGNPATNVIPAQAKAVFNIRFNDVWTPESLAAEIERRLREAAGNTVRYEISFQPTNAVAFLTEPGPFVSLVADAIAAETGKRPALSTTGGTSDARFIKSYCPVVEYGVVGKTMHQIDECVAVADLAALERITHRLLASYFAAQQRA; translated from the coding sequence ATGACGACCGCATCCGACGCTTCCGCCCCTGCCCCTTCCCTCGACCCGAGCGACCCGGTCGCGCTGACGCGGGCGCTGGTTCGGTGCCCCTCCGTCACGCCTCATGAAGGCGGGGCGCTCGCGCTGCTCGCCGCCGTGCTCGCAGCCGAGGGCTACGATGTTCAACGCCCCGTCTTCAGCGAATCCGGCACGCCGGACGTCGAGAACCTCTATGCCCGCATCGGCAGCGAGGCTCCGCTCTTCGTCATCGCCGGCCATACGGACGTGGTGCCTGTCGGCGACGAAGCGGCCTGGACGCGCGCGCCCTTCGACGGCGCGATCGAGGATGGAATTCTGTACGGGCGCGGCGCCTGCGACATGAAGGGCGGGCTCGCCGCCATGGTCGCGGCCGCGATCCGCTACCGCCGCGAGAACCCCGGGGCGCCCGGCTCCATTGCCTTCCTGATCACCGGCGACGAAGAAGGGCCGGCGGTCAACGGCACGGTCAAGCTGCTGGGCTGGGCGCATGAGCGCGGCGAGCGCTTCGACCACTGCATTCTCGGCGAGCCGACCAATCCGGCCGCGATGAGCGACATGATCAAGATCGGCCGCCGCGGCTCGCTGACCGGCAAGCTCACGGTCCTCGGCACGCAAGGCCATGTCGGCTATCCGCACCTCGCCGACAATCCGATCCGCGGCATGGTGCGGCTGCTGTCGGCGCTCGATGCGACGCCGCTCGACGGCGGCACCGCGCATTTCGACCCGAGCAATCTCGAGGTGACGACGCTCGACGTCGGCAATCCGGCGACGAACGTCATTCCGGCGCAGGCGAAAGCCGTCTTCAACATCCGCTTCAACGACGTCTGGACACCGGAGAGCCTCGCGGCCGAAATCGAGCGGCGCCTGCGGGAAGCCGCCGGCAACACGGTGCGTTACGAGATCAGCTTCCAGCCGACCAACGCCGTCGCCTTCCTCACCGAGCCCGGCCCCTTCGTCAGCCTGGTCGCGGACGCCATCGCCGCCGAGACCGGCAAGCGCCCGGCCCTCTCGACCACCGGCGGCACCTCGGACGCCCGCTTCATCAAGAGCTATTGCCCCGTCGTCGAATACGGTGTCGTCGGCAAGACGATGCACCAGATCGACGAATGCGTCGCCGTCGCGGACCTCGCCGCGCTCGAGCGGATCACGCATCGTTTACTCGCCAGCTATTTTGCAGCGCAGCAGAGGGCTTGA
- a CDS encoding Type II toxin-antitoxin system ParD family antitoxin, with translation MPTGEMTVTLPPELAKLVEVELVSGRYASMVEVLRDALQALAERDEALEHWLREDIVAGHAEYLADPSAVVAASDVLARVKSRRHA, from the coding sequence ATGCCCACGGGCGAAATGACCGTCACGCTGCCGCCGGAACTGGCGAAGCTGGTCGAAGTCGAATTGGTCTCCGGACGCTATGCCTCGATGGTCGAGGTTCTGCGGGACGCGCTTCAAGCGCTGGCTGAGCGCGACGAGGCGCTGGAACATTGGCTCCGTGAGGACATCGTAGCCGGGCACGCGGAATATCTGGCCGATCCGTCGGCTGTCGTCGCGGCATCGGATGTCCTTGCCCGGGTCAAATCCCGTCGGCACGCGTAA